GGTCCTTCAGTAGCCAGTGATCGAAGCTCATCAGCGCGACCGGGCCTTTGTAGTCTTCCAGTGTATCGACCACGGCGTCGGCAAAGCCGTCGTCGTCACCCTTGCGTCCCTTGAGTTCGACGATGATCGGCACGCGACCCTTCACCTGCCGCAGCAATTGGCCAAGTGAGGGAACCTTGTCGGCGGTGCCACCGACGGCCATCAGCGCCAGTTCGCCTGCCGTCTTGGCGCGTACGTCGCCCTTGATGCCGCAGAGCCTTTCCATGTCATCGTCATGAAAGATGACGGGGACGCTGTCGGCCGAATACTGCACGTCGCATTCGATCGCATAGCCATTCTCGACCGCACGGGAAAAGGCAGAAAGCGTGTTTTCCCAAATCTTGTGGTTCATGTCATGATAGCCGCGATGTGCGATCGGCTGCGCGGTCAGCCAGGAGATATCTTTCATATTGGCGATCCGTCAGACGATTTCGATCACGGCGTCGATTTCGACGGCCGCATTGAAGGGAAGGGCGGCCATGCCGACCGCGGCACGCGCGTGTTTGCCGGCATCGCCGAGGATGTCCGCGATCAGGTTGGAGGCTCCGTTGATGACGAGGTGCTGCTCGACGAAGGTCGGCACTGACGCGACGAAGCCGTTGAGCTTGACGATCCGCTTGATACGGCCGAGGTCGCCGCCCAGCGCGGCACTGGCCTGCGACAGGATGTTGATGGCGCACAGCCGCGCGGCGCGCTGGCCGGTCGGGATATCGACGCCGTCGCCAAGATGACCGGTGACGGCCACCTTGCCGTTTTCCATCGGGAGCTGGCCGGAAATATAAAGATGCGAGCCGCTGATGACATACGGTACATAGTTTGCGGCGGGTGCTGCGGCCTGCGGCAGCGTGATTCCCAGATCTTTCAGGCGGGATTCGATGGTTACGGACATGGATGGCTCCCGGAGAATGTTGTGTTTTCCTAGCAAATGCGGCATGCACAGCCGAGATTTACGAAGTGGTCATGTAAGCTTCGTGATCAGATGTGCCTCGCTTCCGATGTTGGTGTTCTTATAACATCACAGGCGAGTCCAACAGGAGGAAACGGATGTTTCGTGCAGGCATAGTCTATCCCGTCATGGCATGGGCATGTATCTCGGGTGTGACGGCCTCCGGCGCCTATGCTGCGCCGGGCAGCGGGCTCGTGCCGCATCGCGCGGTGTATGATCTTGAGCTGAAAGACTCCTCCGAACGTTCCGGCATATCGGGCATGTATGGCCGCATGGTCTACGAGTTCAACGGTTCGGCTTGCGAAGGCTATACCGTCAGCTTTCGATTCGTGACCAAGGTCGACACCGGCGAAGAGGTCAAGCTCACCGATCAGCAGACCACCACCTACGAAGACGTGAAGGGCGGCAATTTTCGCTTCCTGACCCGCTCCTTCACCGACGAAAAGCTCGATAAGGAAGTGCGCGGATCAGCGCATGACGACAAGGAAGGCGTTGTGGTCGACTTGACCGAGCCGGAGAAGCGTCAGGTCGATCTCGCCCGGAGCCTGTTTCCCACTGAGCATATGCTGGAAGTGATCGATCGAGCAAAGAAGGGTGAGACGCTGTTCGAATCGCGTATCTTTGACGGCTCTGATTCCGGCGACAAGACGTTGATCACTACGACCTTGGTGGGCAAGCAACGTAAGCCGCTCGCCGATGATCCCGATGCCGGCAAGGCGGGCGAAATGGCTGACAAGGCCTATTGGCCCGTGACCATCTCTTATTTCAACGACGATAACGCGGGCGATGCGTTGCCGATCTACCGCATGGAGTTCAAGCTCTATGAAAATGGCATCACCCGGGACCTGACGATGGACTATGGTGACTTCGTGCTGAGCGGCAAGCTTGCCGATCTCGAACTCTTCCAGCCCGGCGACTGCAAGTAACGGAGGGGTGTGTCCCTGCGGCTTTTATCGGTTCAGGGGTTGATTTATCGGGTGGTCCGCTGTATGGGCAGCCCATTCCACACGCAGGGTTTGGGATCTTCCGGGAGAAATCCGGACGGTTCCGCCGGTGGCATCCTTCACTTGAAGATGCTGTTTGCCCTGCGGAGGTTAACCGGAAAAGGAGAAAAAGGCATGGCATTGCCTGATTTTAGCATGCGTCAGCTTCTGGAAGCTGGCGTTCACTTCGGCCACCAGACCCATCGCTGGAACCCGAAGATGAAGCCGTACATCTTCGGCGAACGTTCCAACGTCCACATCATCGACCTCGCACAGACCGTACCTTTGCTGTCGCGCGCGCTTCAGACCGTCAGCGACACCGTTGCCAAGGGCGGCCGCGTTCTGTTCGTCGGCACCAAGCGCCAGGCTTCGGAAATCATCGCTGACGCTGCCAAGCGTTCGGCCCAGTACTACGTCAATGCCCGCTGGCTCGGCGGCATGATGACCAACTGGAAGACGATTTCCAACTCGATCCAGCGCCTGCGCAAGCTCGACGAGATCCTTGCTTCGGACGCTTCGGGCTTCACCAAGAAGGAACGCCTGAACCTCGAGCGCGAACGCGAAAAGCTGAACCGCGCTCTCGGCGGTATCCGCGACATGGGCGGCGTTCCGGACCTGATGTTCATCATCGACACCAACAAGGAATCGATCGCCATCCAGGAAGCCAAGCGTCTTGGCATTCCGGTTGTCGCCATCATCGATTCGAACTGCGATCCGGACCAGATCGACTTCCCGATCCCCGGCAACGACGACGCTTCGCGTGCGATCTCGCTCTATTGCGACCTGATCTCCCGCGCTGCTCTCGACGGCATCGCTCGCCAGCAGAGCTCTTCGGGCCGTGACCTCGGCGCTTCCGCCGACTTCCAGGCCGAGCAGGCCCTGGAAGACACAGCCGAAGCCTGATCGCATAAAGGCGGGCGGATCGACCGGCCGCTTCTCAGGATAAAATCAGGGCAGGGCCGTTTACGATCTAAGAAGTGAACGGCCTTGTTCTTTTGCCCGGACGGGATGGTTTGCATGCCATTCCGGAATCCCAGGCATTCTTCGCGATGAAGTCTTTCATCACGATGTCACATTCAGGGGTCATGCCCTGCCACACCCTCCTGGTCGCGCGCCGGAATTCTGGCAGCACACCAGCCGAACAAGCAAAAGAGGCAAAGAAGATGAGCATTACTGCAGCAATGGTGAAGGAACTGCGCGAAAAGACCGGCGCAGGCATGATGGATTGCAAGAAGGCGCTGGCTGAAACCAACGGCGACATGGAAGCTGCGATCGACTGGTTGCGCGCCAAGGGCATCGCAAAGGCCGACAAGAAGTCGGGCCGCGCTGCCGCTGAAGGCCTGATCGGTATCGCCTCCGCCGGCACCAAGGCTGTCGTTGTCGAGCTGAACTCCGAAACCGACTTCGTAGCGCGCAACGATGCCTTCCAGGACCTCGTCCGTGGCATCGCTGCCGTTGCCGTTGGCACTGACGGTTCCGTCGAAGCAATTGCTGCGGCAACCTATCCGGCAACCGGCAAGTCCGTTTCCGAAACCATCACCGATGCGATCGCAACGATCGGCGAAAACATGACGCTGCGTCGTTCGGCCCTGCTGTCGGTCGAAGACGGCGTTGTCGCCACCTACATCCACAATTCGGTTGCTGACGGTCTCGGCAAGCTCGGCGTTCTCGTCGCGCTGAAGTCGACCGGCGACAAGGAATCCCTGAACGCCATCGGCCGCCAGGTTGCCATGCACATAGCTGCGACGAACCCGCTTGCCATCCGTTCGAGCGAAGTCGATGCTGTTGTTGCTGAGCGCGAACGCAACATCTTCATCGAGCAGGCCCGCGAATCCGGCAAGCCGGAAGCCATCATCGAAAAGATGGTTGAAGGCCGCATGCGCAAGTTCTTCGAGGAAGTCGCTCTTCTCTCGCAGGCTTTCGTCATGAACCCCGACCTGACCGTCGAAGCCGCCATCAAGGAAGCTGAAAAGGCCGTTGGCGCGCCGATCGAAGTCACCGGCATGGCTCGTCTTCTGCTCGGCGAAGGCGTCGAGAAGGAAGAAAGCGATTTCGCCGCTGAAGTGGCAGCTGTCGCCAAGGGTTGATTTCTTCATCCTGATCTGGAAAACCGAAGGGCATCGCGTGACAACGCGGTGCCCTTCGTGTATCCGGCTTCACCATCATTGGCGCAGGCCCGCTTCAGATCACCCCGATCGGCGGAGGCCGCGCGGACACGACCATAGCTCAGGAGCGACAATGTCGGCGAAACCACTTTACAAGCGCGTTCTGCTCAAGGCCTCCGGCGAGGCGTTGATGGGCAATCAGGGCTTCGGCATCGATGTCGCCGTTGCCGACCGAATTGCCTCGGATATCGCCGAGGCTCGCGCCATGGGCGTCGAAGTCGGCGTCGTTGTCGGTGGCGGCAACATCTTCCGTGGGGTGGCCGTCGCTTCCAAGGGCGGAGACCGGGTGACCGGCGACCACATGGGTATGCTGGCGACTGTCATCAATGCGCTCGCGCTCGCGACCTCCCTTCGCAAGCTCGACATCGACACGGTCGTTCTTTCGGCTATCGCCATGCCTGAAATCTGCGAGAGCTTCTCGCAGCGCGCCACCCTCTACCACCTTTCGCTTGGCCGGGTGGTGATCTTCGCGGGCGGCACGGGCAATCCGTTCTTCACGACCGATTCCGCTGCAGCGCTTCGCGCGGCCGAAATGGGTGCCGAAGCAATCTTCAAGGGCACGCAGGTCGATGGCATCTACACCGCCGATCCGAAAAAGGATCCGATCGCGACACGCTATGACCGGCTGACCCACAGCGAAGTCCTGCAGCAGGGATTGGCTGTCATGGACGTGGCAGCGGTTGCGCTGGCGCGCGAAAACAGCATTCCGATCATCGTCTTCTCGATCCATGAGAAGGGCGGTTTTACCGACATTCTTGCCGGCGGGGGCCGCGCAACCATTGTAACCGACAATTGATCCACGACATCAGGCTAGCCCACGTCGAAAACGGGAGTTTAATCCATGAGTGAAGGTATTGATCTGAGCGATGTGAAGCGCCGCATGGATGGCGCAGTGACCGCGTTCAAGAGCGACATCGCATCGCTGCGCACCGGCCGCGCTTCAGCCAATGTTCTCGATCCGGTGATGGTTGAAGCCTACGGTTCGCGCGTGCCGCTGAACCAGGTCGCCAACATCACCGTTCCGGAGGCGCGCATGCTCGGCGTGTCCATCTGGGACAAATCCATGGTCAATGCTGTTGACCGCGCCATCCGCGAATCGAATCTCGGCCTCAATCCGATCGTTGACGGCCAGAACCTGCGCATTCCGCTGCCGGAGCTTAACGAAGAGCGCCGCAAGTCGCTGGTCAAGGTTGCCCATGATTATGCCGAAAAGGCCAAAATCGCAGTGCGCAATGTACGCCGCGACGGCATGGACACCTTGAAAAAGGCGGAAAAGGACGGTGATATCGGCCAGGACGTAAGCCGTAGCCAGTCGGAAAAGGTCCAGAAGATTACCGATGACATGATTTCAGACATTGATCGCTTGCTCGGCGAGAAGGAAAAAGAAATCATGCAGGTGTAGTCTGTATTTTCCGAGTCTCACTTTCCGGACCCTCGATGTCGAAATCATCCTTGAAAAGCGTTCCTGCCCACGTTGCCATCATTATGGACGGCAACGGTCGCTGGGCCAATGCGCGCGGTTTGCCGCGCACGATGGGTCATCGCAAGGGTGTTGAGGCGGTCCGTGAGGCCGTTCGGACCGCCGGAGAGGTTGGCATCCGCTACCTTACATTGTTCGCTTTCTCTTCGGAGAACTGGACGCGTCCGGAAGACGAGATCTCCGATCTTATGGGCTTGCTGAAAGCCTTCATCCGGCGGGATCTTGCCGATCTGCATCGCCAGAACGTGCGTATCCGGGTGATCGGCGACAAGACCAACCTGCGGGGCGATATTCTGCCTCTGCTGCTGGAAGCCGAAGAAACCACCCGCAGCAACACCGGTATCACGCTGGTCATCGCCTTCAACTACGGCGCGCGCGACGAACTGGCCCGCGCGATGCGCTCTTTGGCCGTCGATGTGCGTGAGGGGCGGCTGTTGCCTGAACAGATTACACCCGAGCGAATTTCGAGCCGACTGGATACCGCCGGTATTCCCGATCCCGATCTCGTCCTGCGCACCAGCGGTGAAGAGCGGCTGTCCAACTTCCTGCTCTGGCAGTCGGCCTATTCCGAGCTGCTTTTCGTGCCAGAGCTCTGGCCAGACTTCAATCGCGACAGCTTTCTTGCTGCCCTTGAACGCTATGCATCGCGAGAACGGCGTTTCGGCGGACTATCCAAACAGCCCGCGACGCTGGCGGTCGGCTCCTGATGCAAAGAGAATTACAGCTGCGCATTATCTCCGGCATCGTGCTTGCCGTGATAGCGCTTTTGGCAACCTGGGCGGGGGGGAATGCCTTCCGGCTACTCGCTGTTGTCATTGCGCTGCTCGTCTATTCCGAATGGTCAACGATTACCCGGCTGAGTGAGCGAGACTTCCAGGGCAACGCTTTCGGCTGGCTTTCGCAGGTCGTTCTTGCAGCGCTGGTCATGATGGGCGAGACGTCCTGGACCTTGCCGGTCCTCGGCACTTTCGTGGTCCTATCTGTCGGCTGGGTGCTGCTTCGCAAGGCAAGCTGGTGGCTCTGCGGCGGCATTGTTTATGCCGGATTGACCGGCATATCGCTGGCCGCCATCCGCGACGACGCCCATATCGGGTTGATCGCCATGGTTTTCGTTTTTGCGGTGGTCTGGGCGACCGATATTCTGGCTTACTTCGTCGGGCGCGCAATCGGAGGCCCGAAGCTTGCTCCCCGAATTTCCCCCGGCAAGACCTGGTCAGGAGCGATCGGCGGTGCCGTGTTCGGCGTCGTTGCAGGTGTTGCGGTCTATATGGCAGAGTTTTCCACAGTGGATATCCGCATTCCGCTGCTCGCTTTGTTTCTGTCAGTTTCGAGCCAGATTGGGGATCTATTCGAATCCTTTATCAAGCGCCGATTTGGTGCGAAGGATTCGGGTAAGATCATTCCAGGCCATGGCGGCGTGATGGATCGGGTGGATGGGCTTGTTTTTGCCAGCTTCGCCGCGCTTTTCGTGGCGCTGGTGACGATTTTGGCGCAGGGTGCGCAAGGGCAACTCGTAGGGGCAGCCCTGCTGGGATTGTAGGCTTGTGTACCGTCCGACTGATGGTGCCCGCCACGTGAATCGCAAGAGATCAGCGTCTTTGTAGATGCCCTTGCGCCATATTTGAGGTACGAAATGACTTTCCTCGTCGATACGATGCACTTCATTCTGGGCTACATCGTGCCGTTTCTTCTGGTTCTGACCCTTCTCGTCTTCGTGCATGAAATGGGGCATTACCTGGTTGGCCGGTGGTCGGGCATTCGCATCCTCGCATTTTCCGTTGGTTTCGGCCCCGAGCTCATCGGCTTTACGGACAGGCATCTGACGCGCTGGAAAATATGCGCCATTCCATTGGGCGGATATGTGAAATTCTATGGCGACGAGGATGCGGCGAGTACGCCGGACTACGCCAAGCTGGAAACGCTCGCTCCTGAGGAGCGGGACCGTACGTTCCTGGGCGCTGCTCTCTGGAAACGGGCAGCAACGGTTGCAGCCGGACCGATTGCAAACTTCATTCTGGCGATCGCGATTTTTGCCGTGCTGTTTTCCATCTATGGCAAGCAGATCGCCGATCCGATCGTAGCCGAGGTCAAGCCGGATAGTGCAGCTGCGGCGGCCGGTATCCAGCCCGGTGATCTCCTGGTGGCCATCGATGGAAATACGGTCAAGACATTCGATGATGTTCGCCGCTATGTCAGCATCCGTCCGGAAACTCCTATCGTCATCCAGGTCAAGCGAAAGGGAACTTCACTCGACGTGCCCATGACACCGCGCCGGACGGAAATCACGGACCAGTTCGGCAACAAGGTCGAACTCGGCATTATCGGCATCCTGACGAATCAGGAAACAGGAAATTTCCGCCTCCAGACCTACGGACCGATCGAGGCCGTCGGGCAGGGCGCGATTGAAAGCTGGAACATCGTTACCGGTACTTTCAAGTATCTCTCGAACCTGGTGACGGGACGGATGAAGGCCGATCAGCTGGGCGGTCCGATCCGTGTTGCGCAGGCATCCGGTCAGATGGCAACGATTGGTGTTGCTGCGGTGCTGCATCTTGCCGCGGTTCTATCGGTTTCCATTGGACTTCTTAATCTTATGCCTGTTCCTGTACTTGATGGCGGCCACCTGATGTTTTATGCGGTTGAGGCTATCAGGGGAAAACCAGTGGGTCCGGCAGCGCAGGACGTGGCATTTCGTATTGGTTTTGCAATGATTTTGATGTTGATGGTTTTCGCTACCTGGAACGACATAAGCTCACTTCTCGGCTAGTCTTGAAGGCCTGAAATGGGCTTCAAGGCAATCAAGAGGGCGAAGGGTTTCATTGATTTTCAAGGCGTTGGCTGAAAGGAATTGTTTACGATAATACAAGTCTGTAGTGGCTGTTAGGCCACGGTTTGAATTGAAGTAAACAGAAATTAACGAGCTCCCTTGCTTGTATGGGAAAAGCGGTTAAAACGGCAAACGTGACCGGAGTCGGCGCAAGTTCGCTGCGGGGCATTGGAAGAAGGTAAAGTTTATGAAAGCTGGTTCAAGATTTTTGAACGCGGTGTCGGCCGTTGCTCTGTCGACGAGTATGGTGGTGACGGGTTCTGGCATCGTAACGCTTGCAAGTGCATCTGTCGCAGAAGCCGCAACGATCAGCCGTGTTGAAGTTCGTGGTGCAACCCGTGTCAGCGCCGAGACCGTGCGCGCCAACATCACGATCGTTCCCGGCAAGAGCTTCAGCAATGCTGATATCGATTCTTCCGTAAAGCGCCTTTATCAGACCGGTTATTTCTCTGATGTCAGCATCAACGTTTCCGGCGGCACGCTCGTTGTCTCCGTGAGCGAAAACCAGCTGATCAACCAGGTGGTGTTCAACGGCAACCGCAAGATCAAGGACGACAAGCTCCAGACTCTCGTCCGCTCGCGTTCGCTTGGGCCGTATAGCGAAGCGACTGTCGAAGGCGATATTCAGTCGATCAAGGATGCCTATGCTGCCACCGGCCGTAGTGACATCACGGTGACGACCCAGGTCGTTCCTATCGCCGAAGGTCGCGTCAATCTTGCTTTCGTCATTGATGAGGGCAAGAAGACCAAGATCACCGCCATCAATTTTGTCGGCAACAACGCCTACAGCAATGGCCGCCTTCAGTCCGTTATTGCGACCAAGGAATCCGGGATCTTCTCGTTCCTGACCCGCAAGGACGTCTATAACGAAGACAAGCTTCGTGCGGATGAGGAACTGCTGCGTCAGTTCTACTTCAATCGTGGCTATGCCGACTTCCGCGTCGTTTCCTCGGATGCCGTTCTTGATGAGGCGACCAACGAATACACCGTGACGATCACCGTCGAAGAGGGTGATCGCTACGACTTCGGTGCTGTCAACGTCGAATCGACTGTTGACGGTGTTGATGCCGCCGAATTGAAGGACTTGGTTTCCAGTTCCGAAGGTTCGATTTATCGCGCCAAGGATATCCAGAATACCATGTCTGCGATCTCGAAGCGGGTAGCGGCGCAGGGTTATCCTTTTGCTCGTGTTACGCCGCGCGGCAATCGCGACTTTGGCAACCGTACGATCGCCGTCGATTACCTGGTAGATCAGGGCGAGCGTGCCTATGTCGAGCGTATCGAAATCCGCGGCAACACCCGTACGCGTGACTACGTTATTCGCCGCGAATTCGATATGAGCGAAGGTGATGCGTTCAACCAGGAAATGATCGCTTCCGCGAAGCGTCGTCTGGAAGCGCTTGGCTACTTCTCGGCTGTCAATATCTCGACCCAGCAGGGTTCTGCTGCGGACCGCGTTGTTGTCGTCGTGGACGTTCAGGATCAGTCGACGGGCTCGTTCGGCATCGGTGCTGGCTATTCCGCCGGTAGCGGCGGTGGCCTGTTGCTTGAAGCCTCGATCGAGGAGAGGAACTTCCTCGGCCGTGGTCAGTACATTCGCATGGCTGCCGGTCGCGGCGAGGATAGTCGCACGTATAACTTCTCCTTCACAGAGCCGTATTTCCTCGGTTATCGCCTTGCGGCCGGTTTTGATATCTTCAAGAACGAAACCGATTTCAACGACGATAACTACAGCTACAACGATGAAGGTTTCAGTCTGCGTGTGACTGCTCCGATCACCGAAGCGCTGTCCACGACATTCCGTTACAATTATACCCGTCTGACCTATCATGGTACGGATGTCTATGGAGACGATCTCGCTTCGCCATTTGTTGATGCCGTCAATGGTAGTGACTGGACGCGTTCGTCTATCTCGCAGAGCCTGACCTACAATACACTTGATGATCCGCAGATGGCGCACGAGGGTATTCTGGCGTCCATCACGCAGGAATATGCTGGTCTTGGCGGAACGTCGGATTATTACAAGCTGACAGCTAAGGGTAAGTGGTTCTACACGCTCAATGATGATGCTGACATCATCGGATCGCTGGCAGGGACTGCTGGTCACGTCTTCAAGACTTCTGGCGATCTCGAAGTCTTCGACCAGTTCCAGATTGGCACCAACGAACTTCGTGGTTTCGAGCGCAACGGTATCGGTCCGCGCAGCTTGAAGTATGATGATGCCATCGGCGGCACGACCTACTTCACGGCTTCTGCAGAGGCGACCTTCCCGTTGCCGGGTATTCCACGTGACGCCGGTTTCCGTGGTGCGGTCTTCGTCGATGCCGGTACGCTTTACGGCAATGACGTGAAGACACGTGCTGACGATGATATCGTTGGAACAAGCTCATCGCTTCGCGCATCTGTTGGCCTTGGCCTTCTGTGGGCGTCACCGTTCGGTCCTCTGCGCGTCGATTATGCGATCCCGATCGCCAAGGAAGATTACGACCGGGTTCAGAATCTCAAGTTCGGCATTTCGTCGTCCTTCTGATCTGAGCAGTCCAGAACTGCCTGCCGTATCTGTTCTGGAGTTTAGACCATGGAACAAAACTGGTTCTTTCCGCCCCACGGCGGCATCCGCCTGAGCGATCTGGCGGATGCTATTGGCGCGACACTGGAAAACGTTGATGCGGAGGACCGGCTTGTTCGGTCCGTATCGCCCGTATACAGGGCGCAAGAAGGCGACGTTTGTTATATGCTTTCGCGCCGTAACCGCGACGAGTTCGAGAGCTGCAAGGCGACCGCAGTCATCTGCGACAAATCAATAGCGCCGCTTGTTCCACCGGGTATTCCAATTTTGCTGACGGAAGCACCGCATGCCGCGTTTGCGCTTGCAGGTGGTCTGTTGCACCCCATAGCGCTTCGCCCACCGCCGCTGCTTTCCAAGTCAACGATTTCCGACAAGGCCGCTATCGATCCGACTGCGCGGCTTGAGGAAGGCGTGGAGGTCGAACCCTTTGCCGTTATCGGCGCAGGTGCAGAAATTGGCCAGGGTACGCGTATCGGCTCCGGCGCCATTGTTGGTCCAGACGTCCGCATTGGTCGTGATTGTACGATTTCTGCGGGTGCCAGCGTGCTCTACAGTCTCATCGGCAACAATGTGATCATTCATCCTGGCGCGCGTATCGGCCAGGACGGTTTCGGCTTTGCGCCGGGGCGGCGCGGAATGATCAAGATCGTGCAGATCGGCCGCGTGATCATCCAGGATAATGTCGAGGTGGGCGCCGGTACGACGATCGATCGCGGCGCAATGGATGATACTGTGATCGGCGAGGGAACGAAACTCGATAATCAGATCCAGATTGCCCATAATGTTCGCATTGGCCGTCACTGCGGTATTGCGAGCCAGGTTGGGATAGCCGGTAGCACGAAGATTGGCGACGGCGTCTTGATCGGCGGCGCCAGCGCAATAAATGGCCATATTACCATCGGCAGCGGTGTCCAGATCGCCGCGATGAGCGGCGTAGCGGCGGACGTTCCTGCTGGCGAACGCTACGGCGGCATCCCGGCTCGTCCGATGCGCGATTTCTTGCGCGATATTGGTGAGATGGCGGCCCGCCACAAGAAACACAGGAACGCCGGAGGCAAGGATGAGTGAAGCAGCCAAAACCGTGTTGGGTACTGCGGACATCAAGGAAATCTTGAGGCTGTTGCCGCACCGCTATCCTTTCCTCCTCGTCGACCGGATC
This genomic stretch from Pararhizobium capsulatum DSM 1112 harbors:
- the bamA gene encoding outer membrane protein assembly factor BamA; this encodes MKAGSRFLNAVSAVALSTSMVVTGSGIVTLASASVAEAATISRVEVRGATRVSAETVRANITIVPGKSFSNADIDSSVKRLYQTGYFSDVSINVSGGTLVVSVSENQLINQVVFNGNRKIKDDKLQTLVRSRSLGPYSEATVEGDIQSIKDAYAATGRSDITVTTQVVPIAEGRVNLAFVIDEGKKTKITAINFVGNNAYSNGRLQSVIATKESGIFSFLTRKDVYNEDKLRADEELLRQFYFNRGYADFRVVSSDAVLDEATNEYTVTITVEEGDRYDFGAVNVESTVDGVDAAELKDLVSSSEGSIYRAKDIQNTMSAISKRVAAQGYPFARVTPRGNRDFGNRTIAVDYLVDQGERAYVERIEIRGNTRTRDYVIRREFDMSEGDAFNQEMIASAKRRLEALGYFSAVNISTQQGSAADRVVVVVDVQDQSTGSFGIGAGYSAGSGGGLLLEASIEERNFLGRGQYIRMAAGRGEDSRTYNFSFTEPYFLGYRLAAGFDIFKNETDFNDDNYSYNDEGFSLRVTAPITEALSTTFRYNYTRLTYHGTDVYGDDLASPFVDAVNGSDWTRSSISQSLTYNTLDDPQMAHEGILASITQEYAGLGGTSDYYKLTAKGKWFYTLNDDADIIGSLAGTAGHVFKTSGDLEVFDQFQIGTNELRGFERNGIGPRSLKYDDAIGGTTYFTASAEATFPLPGIPRDAGFRGAVFVDAGTLYGNDVKTRADDDIVGTSSSLRASVGLGLLWASPFGPLRVDYAIPIAKEDYDRVQNLKFGISSSF
- the lpxD gene encoding UDP-3-O-(3-hydroxymyristoyl)glucosamine N-acyltransferase, translating into MEQNWFFPPHGGIRLSDLADAIGATLENVDAEDRLVRSVSPVYRAQEGDVCYMLSRRNRDEFESCKATAVICDKSIAPLVPPGIPILLTEAPHAAFALAGGLLHPIALRPPPLLSKSTISDKAAIDPTARLEEGVEVEPFAVIGAGAEIGQGTRIGSGAIVGPDVRIGRDCTISAGASVLYSLIGNNVIIHPGARIGQDGFGFAPGRRGMIKIVQIGRVIIQDNVEVGAGTTIDRGAMDDTVIGEGTKLDNQIQIAHNVRIGRHCGIASQVGIAGSTKIGDGVLIGGASAINGHITIGSGVQIAAMSGVAADVPAGERYGGIPARPMRDFLRDIGEMAARHKKHRNAGGKDE